In one window of Tumebacillus algifaecis DNA:
- the spoIIID gene encoding sporulation transcriptional regulator SpoIIID, which translates to MHDYIKERTLKIGEYIVETKNTVRTIAREFGVSKSTVHKDLTERLPEINPDLANRVKEILEYHKSIRHLRGGEATKKKYRKDETKRKVAKNLQTERGVSAPM; encoded by the coding sequence TTGCACGACTACATCAAAGAACGTACCCTGAAAATCGGCGAGTACATCGTGGAGACAAAGAACACGGTCCGAACGATCGCGCGGGAATTCGGGGTCTCCAAAAGCACCGTGCATAAGGACCTTACCGAACGGCTGCCCGAGATCAATCCCGACTTGGCCAATCGAGTAAAAGAAATCCTGGAATATCACAAATCGATCCGACATTTGCGTGGAGGCGAGGCAACGAAGAAGAAGTACCGAAAAGACGAAACAAAGCGAAAAGTGGCGAAAAATCTGCAAACTGAAAGAGGAGTTTCTGCGCCGATGTAG
- the mreB gene encoding rod shape-determining protein, with protein MFGIDIGVDLGTANVLVHVKGKGIVLDEPSVVAIDSQTKKVVAVGEEARRMLGRTPGHIVATRPMREGVIADFDTTEIMLRHFIQRAIGNNPFKRLRVMICVPSGITSVEEKAVVEAATRSGAKQVDLITEPKAAAIGAGLDIYEPSGSMVVDIGGGTTDVAVLSLGEIVTSNSIRVAGDEFDEAIIRYIKKEYSLLIGERTAEDIKIRVVSVYPGARHEEMDIRGRDMISGLPKTVTVRSEEMREALQETVDLIVAATKQVLEVTPPELAADIFDKGIVLTGGGALLYGLDKLMIEELQIPVHIASDPMSCVVHGTGMALDYMAKISKNSLFGFGRKSATGAL; from the coding sequence ATGTTCGGAATCGACATCGGTGTGGACCTTGGCACAGCAAATGTGCTGGTTCATGTCAAAGGCAAGGGCATCGTCCTCGATGAGCCTTCCGTTGTAGCAATTGACAGCCAGACTAAAAAGGTAGTTGCAGTCGGCGAAGAAGCACGTCGTATGCTCGGACGCACACCTGGACATATCGTAGCGACGAGACCTATGCGCGAAGGAGTCATCGCCGACTTTGATACGACAGAAATCATGCTTCGTCATTTCATTCAGCGAGCGATCGGCAACAACCCGTTTAAGCGCCTGCGCGTGATGATCTGCGTACCGTCGGGCATCACGTCGGTGGAGGAGAAGGCGGTCGTGGAAGCGGCCACCCGCTCGGGGGCCAAGCAGGTCGATCTGATCACAGAACCCAAGGCAGCAGCCATCGGAGCCGGACTGGACATTTATGAACCGTCCGGCAGCATGGTGGTCGATATTGGTGGAGGCACGACCGATGTGGCAGTTCTATCGCTCGGTGAGATCGTCACCTCCAATTCGATCCGCGTCGCGGGGGACGAGTTTGACGAAGCGATCATTCGCTATATCAAGAAAGAATACTCCCTGTTGATCGGTGAACGAACGGCTGAAGATATCAAGATTCGAGTGGTATCCGTCTATCCGGGTGCGCGTCACGAAGAGATGGACATCCGCGGACGCGATATGATCAGCGGCTTGCCCAAGACGGTGACGGTGCGCTCCGAAGAGATGCGGGAAGCGTTGCAGGAGACGGTCGATCTGATCGTCGCCGCCACCAAGCAGGTGCTTGAGGTCACCCCGCCTGAATTGGCGGCCGACATTTTTGACAAGGGCATCGTCCTGACCGGTGGTGGGGCGCTCTTGTACGGACTGGACAAGCTGATGATCGAAGAGTTGCAGATTCCGGTTCACATCGCGAGCGACCCGATGTCCTGCGTCGTGCATGGCACGGGTATGGCGCTCGATTATATGGCCAAGATTTCGAAGAACTCCCTGTTCGGCTTCGGACGCAAGTCGGCCACGGGGGCACTCTGA
- a CDS encoding flagellar hook-basal body protein produces the protein MIRGLYIANSGMHANERMQELISNNIANAKTIGYKSDTGIVRSFPEELILRINDFEGGVGAANKQLGRMSTGTFLEEAVPRFVPGVLVSSKNPNAYAIVDNPAPANEPNRRSYFSVLNGNEVMYTRDGDFKTQVGTNFLITTSGDPVLPVNVATGLPQNDARIRVRQDGGYEYTNANGAPYNQAVRFGAVDIIDSTKLEKYGDTYFTSAAAPVRGTAVVEKGQLEQSNVDLAGSMVSMINVMRTYEANQRMIKSLDGVLEKAVSIGRLN, from the coding sequence ATGATCCGCGGACTTTATATCGCCAATTCCGGCATGCATGCGAACGAACGAATGCAAGAGTTGATCTCTAATAATATTGCCAATGCGAAGACGATCGGTTACAAGTCCGATACGGGGATTGTCCGGTCGTTTCCAGAAGAGTTGATCCTGCGGATCAATGACTTCGAGGGCGGGGTTGGTGCGGCCAACAAGCAACTCGGTCGGATGAGCACAGGCACGTTTTTGGAAGAAGCAGTTCCGCGCTTTGTGCCGGGCGTACTGGTAAGTTCGAAAAATCCGAACGCCTACGCGATCGTGGACAACCCTGCACCAGCCAACGAACCGAACCGACGCTCGTACTTTTCGGTGCTGAATGGCAACGAGGTAATGTACACGCGCGATGGTGACTTCAAAACACAGGTCGGCACCAACTTCCTGATCACCACGTCGGGCGATCCGGTGCTCCCGGTCAATGTCGCGACTGGGCTGCCGCAAAACGATGCGCGGATTCGCGTGCGTCAGGATGGCGGGTATGAATATACGAACGCAAACGGAGCCCCGTACAATCAAGCGGTGCGCTTTGGCGCGGTCGATATCATCGACTCGACCAAGTTGGAGAAATACGGCGACACCTATTTCACCAGCGCGGCGGCACCCGTTCGCGGTACAGCTGTGGTGGAAAAGGGGCAGTTGGAGCAGTCGAACGTCGATCTGGCAGGCTCGATGGTCTCGATGATCAACGTGATGAGAACCTATGAAGCCAATCAGCGCATGATCAAATCGCTGGACGGCGTACTCGAAAAAGCTGTCAGCATTGGACGGCTGAACTAA
- a CDS encoding flagellar hook-basal body protein — translation MRALWTSAHGLAGQQARLDVISNNVANLNTHGYKQQELNFKDMLYAEIQQTRQTGNLQGRETTSGLRIGHGVLPVGITQWFTQGTLQPTENVLDVAIEGETGFFEVGVYKNGLLTGFGYTRDGSFAVGYDQNAVPYLTDSAGNPVLGTDRQPISLEGFEIETLTITANGQMTAMRAGVREAVGQLELVRIENPDTNLEPFGSNMYALKTNAAPNALTRGAYNLPNGATLKQGFLEQSNVDMIDQMADMISSQRVLSMNSRALQTIDQMMGMANNLRNG, via the coding sequence ATGCGGGCACTTTGGACTTCTGCACATGGTTTGGCGGGTCAGCAGGCACGCTTGGATGTAATTTCGAACAACGTCGCCAATCTCAACACGCACGGCTACAAACAGCAGGAATTGAACTTCAAGGACATGCTGTACGCAGAGATCCAACAAACGCGGCAGACGGGCAACCTGCAAGGGCGCGAGACGACGAGCGGACTTCGCATCGGTCATGGCGTTTTGCCTGTAGGCATCACCCAATGGTTCACGCAAGGTACGTTGCAACCGACCGAAAATGTGCTGGATGTGGCGATCGAAGGCGAGACCGGCTTTTTTGAAGTCGGAGTCTATAAGAATGGTCTCTTGACCGGTTTTGGCTATACGCGCGACGGATCGTTTGCAGTCGGCTACGATCAGAACGCTGTGCCGTACTTGACCGACTCGGCAGGCAACCCGGTACTTGGGACCGACCGCCAGCCGATTTCGCTGGAAGGTTTCGAGATTGAGACGTTGACGATCACAGCCAATGGGCAAATGACCGCAATGCGCGCTGGTGTGCGTGAGGCGGTCGGGCAGTTGGAACTGGTGCGCATCGAGAACCCGGACACCAATCTAGAGCCTTTTGGCAGCAATATGTACGCGCTCAAGACCAACGCCGCTCCGAATGCGTTGACGCGCGGTGCGTACAATTTGCCGAACGGGGCAACACTGAAACAGGGATTCCTTGAGCAGTCCAATGTGGACATGATCGACCAGATGGCAGACATGATCTCGTCGCAACGGGTCCTCTCGATGAATTCCAGAGCCTTACAGACGATCGATCAAATGATGGGGATGGCAAACAACTTGCGAAATGGGTAA
- the pgsA gene encoding CDP-diacylglycerol--glycerol-3-phosphate 3-phosphatidyltransferase, which produces MNLPNILTMFRLGLIPVYFLVFFSDLTYNMELALLVIVLAGLTDIVDGYLARKYGLITELGSMLDPLADKLMMLSVVLSFVIDDRVSWLMAGLLIVRDLGMILASVVYVTQGKKTVPATIWGKMNTVLYYLALVALMFRWPNAEAYLWGVIILSFLISFHYMRRFRAMNI; this is translated from the coding sequence ATGAATTTACCGAACATCTTAACGATGTTTCGACTTGGATTGATTCCAGTCTATTTCCTCGTGTTTTTTTCCGACCTTACGTACAACATGGAGCTTGCCTTGCTCGTGATCGTCCTCGCCGGACTTACCGACATTGTCGATGGGTACTTGGCGCGAAAGTACGGATTGATCACCGAGCTGGGCAGTATGCTCGACCCGCTGGCCGACAAGCTGATGATGCTGTCGGTCGTTCTTTCTTTCGTCATCGATGACCGTGTATCGTGGTTGATGGCAGGGCTGTTGATCGTTCGCGATCTTGGGATGATTCTCGCTTCTGTCGTGTATGTCACACAGGGCAAGAAGACGGTGCCGGCCACCATCTGGGGCAAGATGAACACCGTGTTGTACTATCTGGCGTTGGTCGCCTTGATGTTTCGCTGGCCGAATGCGGAGGCTTACCTGTGGGGCGTGATCATCTTGTCCTTTTTGATCTCGTTCCACTACATGCGACGCTTCCGTGCGATGAACATATAA
- the fabZ gene encoding 3-hydroxyacyl-ACP dehydratase FabZ — protein sequence MLNIEEIQGIIAHRHPFLLVDKIVELEIGQRAVGIKNVTINEPFFAGHFPGYAVMPGVLIVEAMAQVGAVAMLAKEENKGRLAFFGGIDGCRFRGQVRPGDVLRMEVEITRLKGPVGKGKARAFVDDKLVCEAELTFALGAKQE from the coding sequence ATCTTGAACATTGAAGAGATCCAAGGTATCATCGCGCATCGCCACCCGTTTTTGTTGGTCGATAAGATCGTCGAACTGGAGATTGGGCAGCGCGCTGTCGGCATTAAAAATGTGACGATCAACGAGCCGTTTTTTGCTGGACATTTTCCAGGTTATGCGGTCATGCCGGGCGTGCTGATCGTCGAAGCGATGGCACAGGTCGGTGCGGTGGCGATGCTGGCTAAAGAGGAGAACAAAGGCCGTCTGGCCTTCTTCGGAGGCATTGACGGTTGCCGATTCCGCGGACAGGTGCGCCCTGGCGATGTGTTGCGGATGGAAGTGGAAATCACACGCCTGAAAGGTCCGGTCGGCAAAGGCAAAGCGCGGGCGTTTGTGGACGATAAATTGGTCTGTGAAGCAGAATTGACCTTTGCTTTAGGTGCGAAACAAGAGTAA
- a CDS encoding RNA polymerase sigma factor — translation MFGEDRFACTVLRAQQQDSTALLMLLQEFENVIVKAARRFTVPHSERGDLLQEAYIAFLLAVQQFDPTRGVPFPAYAKAKTQERVWHYIRVRNRNHSRELADNSLGDGEGEAATLLEMQPDPQAADSFCELEWRSLLTSLSEREALAVEKIVIDGLSMAELARMEGVSADTVKTWKRRALVKIRAEIKKARG, via the coding sequence ATGTTTGGAGAAGATCGCTTTGCCTGTACCGTCTTACGGGCGCAGCAACAGGACAGCACCGCTTTGCTCATGCTGTTGCAGGAATTTGAAAATGTGATCGTCAAAGCGGCGAGACGTTTTACTGTGCCGCACAGCGAGCGCGGTGATCTGCTACAGGAGGCGTACATCGCGTTTCTGCTGGCGGTGCAACAGTTTGATCCGACGCGCGGCGTGCCTTTTCCCGCCTATGCCAAAGCGAAAACGCAGGAGCGCGTCTGGCACTACATCCGCGTGCGCAACCGCAACCACTCACGGGAGTTGGCCGACAACTCGCTTGGCGATGGGGAAGGCGAAGCGGCTACGCTGCTCGAAATGCAGCCCGATCCACAAGCCGCAGATTCATTTTGTGAACTGGAATGGCGCTCCTTGCTCACTTCACTCTCGGAACGAGAAGCGCTCGCTGTAGAGAAAATCGTCATCGATGGTCTGTCGATGGCCGAGTTGGCGCGGATGGAAGGTGTGTCGGCCGATACGGTAAAAACGTGGAAGCGACGGGCGCTCGTCAAGATTCGTGCAGAAATCAAAAAGGCCCGAGGATGA
- a CDS encoding YigZ family protein, producing the protein MLTSYRTLLAPGEETIIIKKSRFIGYAMPVNSEEEALSFIQSIQKKHWDATHNCYAYVFGPHQEIQKANDDGEPSGTAGKPILEVIKKEDLRNVAVVVTRYFGGIMLGAGGLIRAYSQTAAAGLHAAGIVTRKLFQEIAISIDYSWLGKVENELHAVENFHIDRIEYLEKVTVFALVPVEEADHLHKLITNATNGQAELLNTEQKYVFEQDGKLVKAER; encoded by the coding sequence TTGCTAACATCCTATCGCACCTTGCTCGCGCCGGGCGAGGAGACCATCATCATCAAAAAATCTCGCTTCATCGGCTACGCAATGCCTGTGAACTCTGAGGAAGAAGCGCTCAGCTTCATCCAATCGATTCAAAAAAAGCACTGGGATGCTACACACAACTGCTATGCCTATGTGTTCGGGCCCCACCAAGAGATTCAAAAAGCGAACGATGACGGCGAACCGTCTGGCACGGCCGGCAAGCCGATCTTGGAAGTGATCAAAAAAGAAGATCTCCGCAACGTCGCCGTCGTCGTCACTCGCTATTTTGGGGGCATCATGCTCGGGGCAGGCGGCTTGATCCGCGCCTACTCACAGACGGCAGCGGCCGGACTGCACGCGGCGGGCATCGTCACGCGCAAACTGTTTCAGGAAATCGCGATCAGCATCGACTATTCTTGGCTGGGCAAGGTGGAAAATGAACTCCACGCCGTGGAGAACTTTCATATCGACCGCATCGAATACTTGGAAAAAGTCACCGTCTTTGCACTCGTTCCGGTCGAAGAAGCGGATCACCTGCACAAGTTGATCACCAACGCGACCAATGGACAAGCTGAACTCCTCAACACCGAACAAAAATATGTATTCGAACAGGATGGCAAATTGGTCAAAGCGGAACGGTGA
- a CDS encoding S-layer homology domain-containing protein — protein MRRKSTFKWFAGTMAALYLVTLVFFYELPFGSTIYKDVPSGHYAVYEIEYMYNQGFMKGRDETVWNFYPEKSITRAELVSLMLKINGVNAETLVKPADGPFADVPNAHWAAADVAEAAKRQLIPFDVSSGFRPDQPVTRGELANAVVQTLQIPLNTATVSALPDIVGHPYEKQIRTLVANQYAKGNTDGNFKPDDTADRSATAYMFAKALKDLRPDLGNGKKGAKK, from the coding sequence ATGCGCAGGAAATCGACGTTCAAGTGGTTTGCCGGAACGATGGCGGCCCTGTATCTTGTGACGCTGGTCTTTTTCTATGAATTGCCGTTTGGATCGACGATCTATAAAGACGTCCCCAGCGGTCACTATGCCGTCTATGAGATCGAATACATGTATAACCAAGGCTTTATGAAAGGCCGCGATGAGACGGTCTGGAACTTTTATCCGGAAAAGTCGATCACTCGCGCCGAACTGGTCTCGCTGATGCTGAAGATCAACGGTGTGAACGCTGAGACGCTAGTTAAGCCTGCCGACGGTCCATTTGCGGATGTACCGAACGCGCACTGGGCAGCTGCAGATGTGGCCGAAGCGGCGAAGCGTCAACTGATCCCGTTCGATGTGTCGAGCGGTTTCCGTCCCGATCAGCCGGTCACCCGTGGCGAACTGGCCAATGCGGTCGTCCAAACTTTGCAGATTCCGCTGAACACAGCGACCGTTTCCGCACTGCCTGACATCGTCGGCCACCCCTATGAGAAACAGATTCGCACGCTGGTGGCCAACCAATATGCAAAAGGTAATACCGATGGCAATTTCAAGCCGGACGACACGGCTGACCGGTCAGCGACCGCCTATATGTTCGCCAAGGCGCTGAAGGACCTGCGTCCGGATCTGGGTAACGGGAAGAAAGGGGCTAAGAAATAA
- a CDS encoding O-antigen ligase family protein, producing the protein MQTQAQLGLRAQRVRDITYYLLLILSFFSIINYMLRELFGDLPLLGSLIPAWKEGLIFLLYLMFYLKSKAEGRIDWKASRLHWLILFTFGATLLSAVSNWIIHPSVLKISPTYHWVEVTASMSIVIDGLRTLLEASLYFLVLNALIDDEDTIKDMVHGMIVAATLVAAFGIYQKLAGWETPPAWTYSEVEKGIKIRVFSSIGNPNALGGFMVLITPIALALTLWAKNWTHRILYGSATLLMLGCLVLTYSRGAWLGFLAGMVVYTIITRNKWLAVVGVAGLIAAPIVAESVVARLTLAFTPEYWNKASEGGRVEFWARALTIFKEYPVFGTGIGTVGDSVATRHGVPGATWIDNQYFKLLAETGIVGTLTYVAMVFTPVINGIKSVFGSKQRDTFLFALNAGIVAALFGMLVENVTAAIFEDLNVITHFWTLVALLYVSIRIQSQKAKA; encoded by the coding sequence ATGCAGACACAAGCACAACTGGGATTGCGTGCACAGCGCGTGCGCGACATCACCTACTACCTCCTGCTGATTCTCTCCTTCTTCTCGATCATCAACTACATGTTGCGCGAACTGTTCGGCGACCTTCCGCTGCTCGGTTCGCTGATCCCGGCGTGGAAGGAAGGCCTGATCTTCCTGCTCTACCTCATGTTCTACCTGAAGTCGAAGGCAGAAGGGCGTATCGATTGGAAGGCGAGCCGCCTGCATTGGCTGATTCTGTTCACCTTTGGGGCGACGCTGTTGTCTGCCGTCTCCAACTGGATCATCCACCCGTCGGTGTTGAAAATTTCTCCGACCTATCACTGGGTAGAAGTGACGGCGAGCATGTCGATCGTGATCGACGGGTTGCGGACGCTGCTCGAAGCGAGTTTATACTTCCTCGTGCTCAATGCCCTGATCGATGATGAAGACACGATCAAAGACATGGTGCACGGGATGATCGTCGCCGCTACGCTGGTCGCGGCGTTTGGGATCTATCAAAAGTTGGCCGGGTGGGAAACACCGCCCGCTTGGACCTATTCGGAAGTCGAAAAAGGGATCAAGATCCGCGTCTTCTCCTCGATCGGCAACCCGAACGCCCTCGGCGGCTTCATGGTGCTGATCACCCCGATCGCGCTCGCCCTTACCCTGTGGGCGAAAAATTGGACACACCGCATATTGTATGGCTCGGCCACACTGCTCATGCTGGGCTGCCTCGTGTTGACTTACTCGCGCGGCGCATGGCTCGGTTTTCTGGCCGGGATGGTCGTCTACACGATCATCACGCGCAACAAATGGCTGGCCGTCGTAGGCGTCGCGGGGCTGATCGCAGCACCGATTGTCGCAGAGAGCGTCGTCGCTCGACTGACACTGGCCTTTACGCCTGAATACTGGAACAAAGCATCAGAAGGCGGACGCGTCGAGTTCTGGGCGCGGGCGCTGACGATCTTTAAAGAGTATCCGGTCTTTGGTACCGGAATTGGCACGGTGGGCGACTCGGTGGCGACCCGTCATGGTGTGCCCGGTGCCACGTGGATCGACAACCAGTATTTCAAACTGCTGGCGGAGACAGGGATCGTCGGCACGCTGACCTATGTGGCGATGGTGTTCACGCCGGTGATCAACGGTATCAAGTCGGTCTTTGGTTCCAAACAGCGCGATACGTTTCTCTTTGCGCTGAACGCTGGTATTGTCGCCGCCCTTTTTGGTATGCTGGTGGAGAACGTTACAGCGGCGATTTTTGAAGACCTCAACGTAATCACGCACTTCTGGACGCTGGTGGCATTGCTCTATGTGAGCATCCGCATTCAAAGCCAGAAGGCGAAAGCATAA
- a CDS encoding glycosyltransferase produces the protein MERPIRVLYLIGGGEFGGAEQHLLGLVNDLDTHGFHPQVAAFYEGEFAKRVRELGIPTTVLQSDTKSMGGLNPLRDLIRDWRPHVIHTHGVRANMIGRLANKSEGYPAKSVTTVHSNLALDYPAAWKRTLFGTFEKITWPYVDHFILVSHAMKDDFLQIGLPEKKMSVIHNAIELPLEPSVHVPVTSLRDLIGVGEDVTIVGTVARLHPVKGHTYLLKAIQKIVQERQDVVFPWFGDGDLHDELQAEAKALGVDSYVRFLGFRKDIPDLLPQLDVFCLPSLSEGLSLSILEALAVGAPVVTTAVGGSPEVITSEEDGLLVPAADPQALYESICLLVKNKERRLELAKAGQEMVYRRFTMRRLVEETTKVYTDLLQTPK, from the coding sequence ATGGAGAGGCCGATTCGCGTCCTCTATCTGATCGGGGGCGGCGAGTTTGGGGGAGCGGAACAGCATCTGCTCGGACTGGTCAACGATCTGGATACGCATGGATTTCACCCGCAGGTGGCCGCGTTTTATGAAGGCGAATTTGCCAAGCGCGTGCGGGAATTGGGGATTCCGACCACCGTTTTGCAGAGCGATACCAAATCGATGGGCGGCTTGAACCCGCTGCGTGATCTGATTCGCGATTGGCGACCACATGTGATTCACACGCATGGGGTGCGGGCGAACATGATCGGGCGCTTGGCGAACAAGTCGGAAGGCTACCCGGCCAAGTCGGTCACCACGGTGCACAGCAACTTGGCGCTCGACTATCCGGCCGCGTGGAAGCGCACGCTGTTCGGGACGTTCGAGAAAATCACCTGGCCTTATGTCGATCATTTCATTCTCGTCTCGCACGCGATGAAAGATGATTTCTTGCAGATCGGGCTGCCCGAAAAGAAGATGAGCGTCATCCACAATGCGATCGAACTGCCGCTGGAGCCAAGCGTGCATGTCCCGGTGACATCGCTTCGCGATTTGATCGGCGTGGGCGAAGACGTGACCATCGTCGGCACGGTGGCGCGGCTTCATCCCGTGAAAGGTCACACGTACTTGTTGAAGGCGATCCAGAAAATCGTTCAGGAACGGCAGGATGTCGTCTTCCCGTGGTTCGGTGATGGCGATCTTCATGACGAACTGCAAGCGGAAGCGAAGGCGCTCGGTGTTGATTCCTATGTGCGGTTCTTAGGATTTCGCAAAGACATTCCCGATCTGCTTCCACAGCTTGACGTGTTCTGCCTGCCTTCCTTATCTGAAGGCTTGTCGCTGTCGATCCTCGAAGCGCTGGCAGTCGGAGCGCCGGTCGTGACCACCGCTGTCGGCGGATCGCCGGAAGTGATCACCTCGGAGGAGGACGGCCTGTTGGTGCCAGCGGCCGACCCGCAGGCGCTCTATGAGAGCATCTGTCTACTGGTAAAGAACAAAGAGCGCCGTTTGGAATTGGCCAAGGCGGGGCAGGAGATGGTGTACCGCCGCTTCACGATGCGCCGCCTTGTCGAGGAAACGACAAAAGTTTATACCGATTTGCTTCAGACACCAAAATAG